Proteins found in one Quercus robur chromosome 2, dhQueRobu3.1, whole genome shotgun sequence genomic segment:
- the LOC126706275 gene encoding uncharacterized protein LOC126706275, translated as MSIKQREDEMLQSYITRFNKEAISIDEADDKILVAAFTNGLRKGKFLFSLYKNDSKTMSDVLYRATKYMNAKDALLAREEKPSKRERQEDTRLDWGRKITRTGDQRDERRPRPPTGKFTNFTPLTVPIDQVLMQIKEEGALTFHGKLKGDPNKRPRDKYCRFHRDHGHDTANCYDLKQQIEALIRQGKLQRFVNKERTDPPQEQPPRRENECPRAPIGDIRMIVGSTIAAGSSKKARKTYLRMVHSIQLTRSVPKMPRIDNPVIKFSKDDARRLHHPYDDALVVSLQIGDYNMYRVLIDNGNSADILYYSAFQQMRIDRE; from the coding sequence ATGAGCATCAAGCAACGAGAAGACGAGATGCTACAGTCCTACATAACTCGTTTCAACAAAGAGGCCATTTCAATTGACGAAGCGGATGATAAGATACTCGTAGCTGCATTCACTAACGGATTAAggaagggtaagtttttgttttctttatacaagAATGATTCGAAGACCATGTCGGATGTACTCTACAGAGCCACAAAATACATGAACGCGAAAGATGCATTGCTAGCCCGCGAGGAGAAGCCCAGTAAGAGGGAAAGACAGGAGGACACACGACTGGATTGGGGGCGAAAGATTACTAGAACCGGAGATCAACGAGATGAAAGGCGCCCTAGACCCCCCACTGGGAAGTTCACCAACTTCACCCCGTTAACTGTTCCGATAGATCAAGTCTTGATGCAGATTAAAGAAGAAGGAGCACTGACGTTCCATGGTAAACTAAAGGGAGATCCCAACAAGAGGCCAAGGGACaagtattgccgcttccaccgtgatcACGGGCACGACACAGCCAACTGCTATGATCTGAAACAGCAGATTGAGGCCCTTATTAGACAAGGGAAGCTACAGAGGTTCGTCAACAAGGAAAGAACAGATCCGCCCCAGGAGCAGCCCCCACGACGGGAGAATGAATGCCCTAGAGCACCTATAGGGGACATAAGAATGATTGTAGGGAGCACAATTGCTGCCGGATCTTCCAAAAAAGCTCGCAAAACCTACCTTAGAATGGTCCATAGCATCCAACTTACAAGATCCGTACCTAAAATGCCACGAATAGATAACCCCGTTATCAAATTTTCAAAGGATGATGCTCGGAGACTTCACCATCCTTATGACGATGCACTTGTGGTCAGCTTGCAAATAGGGGATTATAACATGTATCGGGTCCTTATCGACAATGGCAACTCAGCGGACATTCTATACTACTCGGcattccagcaaatgaggattgacagggaATGA